The following are encoded in a window of Collinsella aerofaciens genomic DNA:
- the rpiB gene encoding ribose 5-phosphate isomerase B — translation MKIGIGNDHAAVELKNIISEHLKERGCEVVNFGTDTSESFDYPIAGYKVGKAVANGDVDLGILICGTGVGISLAANKVEGVRAVVCSEPFSAKLSRMHNNTNVLAFGARVVGSELAKMIVDEWLDAEFEGGRHERRVNLLNEIDHTRALKIVDEA, via the coding sequence ATGAAGATCGGTATCGGTAACGACCACGCCGCCGTCGAGCTCAAGAACATCATCTCCGAGCACCTGAAGGAGCGCGGCTGCGAGGTCGTGAACTTTGGCACCGACACCTCCGAGAGCTTTGACTACCCCATCGCCGGCTACAAGGTGGGTAAGGCCGTTGCCAACGGCGACGTCGATCTAGGCATCCTGATCTGTGGCACCGGCGTCGGTATCAGCCTGGCTGCCAACAAGGTCGAGGGCGTACGCGCCGTCGTGTGCTCCGAGCCCTTCAGCGCCAAGCTCTCCCGCATGCACAACAATACCAACGTGCTCGCTTTTGGCGCCCGCGTCGTGGGCTCCGAGCTCGCCAAGATGATCGTCGACGAGTGGCTCGACGCCGAGTTTGAGGGCGGTCGTCACGAGCGTCGCGTTAACCTCCTCAACGAGATCGATCACACGCGCGCCCTTAAGATCGTCGACGAAGCCTAA
- a CDS encoding serine dehydratase subunit alpha family protein: MPADSLRDAAFCDVLNRELVCALGCTEPIAVAYAAALASQTLGCEPDHMDVACSGNIIKNVKSVTVPNSGGMHGIEAAAVLGAVGGDAKSALEVLESVDDADRARVAELLADADYCDVSLVEGVPNLYIKVTATAGGHTAVVEITDHHTNVTCHTLDGIPVCGKSAGECAACAERVVAERAADNADTPMSIETIIDFIEDGDIEDARAAVERQIELNGAISAEGLAHAWGAEVGRTLLGARADDVACRARARAAAGSDARMNGCALPVAIVCGSGNQGITCALPVMEYAEYLRCDHERLVRAVMLSDLIAVHIKSYIGALSAFCGAICAACGAGAAITWLCGGTREQIGATVSNTLGNVGGIVCDGAKASCAAKISAAVDAAILGHDMAMQGRGFRAGEGLIQDTVEQTIASMGYVGRVGMKDTDVEILNIMIGKTQVC; this comes from the coding sequence ATGCCTGCCGATTCCCTTCGTGATGCCGCGTTTTGCGATGTTTTGAACCGCGAACTTGTTTGTGCACTCGGCTGCACCGAGCCCATTGCCGTTGCTTATGCAGCGGCGCTGGCGAGCCAGACGCTCGGTTGCGAACCCGATCATATGGATGTTGCCTGCTCGGGCAACATCATCAAGAACGTCAAGAGCGTGACCGTGCCCAACTCGGGCGGTATGCACGGTATTGAGGCCGCGGCCGTGCTGGGTGCCGTGGGCGGCGACGCCAAGAGCGCGCTCGAGGTGCTCGAGAGCGTCGATGACGCGGACCGCGCCCGCGTGGCCGAGCTGCTTGCCGATGCGGACTACTGCGATGTGTCGCTTGTCGAGGGTGTGCCCAACCTCTACATCAAGGTGACTGCGACGGCCGGGGGCCATACCGCGGTCGTCGAGATTACCGATCACCACACTAATGTCACGTGCCATACGCTCGACGGTATTCCGGTATGCGGTAAGTCGGCGGGGGAGTGCGCCGCCTGCGCCGAGCGCGTGGTGGCCGAGCGTGCGGCAGATAACGCCGACACGCCCATGTCGATCGAGACCATCATCGACTTTATCGAGGATGGTGACATTGAGGACGCCCGCGCTGCCGTTGAGCGTCAGATTGAGCTGAATGGCGCGATCAGTGCCGAGGGTCTCGCGCACGCTTGGGGCGCCGAGGTGGGCCGTACGCTGCTGGGTGCTCGTGCCGATGACGTCGCCTGCCGCGCCCGTGCCCGTGCGGCCGCCGGGTCCGACGCCCGCATGAACGGTTGCGCGCTGCCGGTCGCCATTGTGTGCGGCTCGGGCAATCAGGGCATTACCTGCGCATTGCCCGTCATGGAGTATGCCGAGTACCTGCGTTGCGACCACGAGCGCCTGGTGCGCGCCGTGATGCTGTCCGATCTTATCGCCGTGCATATCAAGAGCTATATTGGTGCGCTTTCGGCGTTTTGCGGTGCTATTTGCGCTGCGTGCGGCGCCGGCGCTGCGATTACCTGGCTGTGCGGTGGCACGCGCGAACAGATTGGCGCGACCGTCTCGAACACGCTCGGTAACGTGGGCGGCATCGTGTGCGACGGCGCCAAGGCGAGCTGTGCCGCCAAGATCTCGGCTGCCGTCGATGCGGCGATTCTGGGCCATGATATGGCCATGCAGGGTCGCGGCTTCCGCGCCGGCGAGGGCCTGATCCAAGATACCGTTGAGCAAACAATCGCCAGTATGGGCTACGTAGGCCGCGTGGGCATGAAGGACACCGACGTCGAGATCCTCAACATCATGATCGGCAAAACCCAGGTGTGCTAG
- the argH gene encoding argininosuccinate lyase encodes MALWGGRFEAGVAEVTQEFGASLPVDKHLYKQDIAGSKAHAKMLAAQGIISAEDEQAIAKGLTGIEQDIDAGNFTFDINDEDIHMSIESELTRRIGEAGKRLHTGRSRNDQVATDTRLGVKALAKELMEANLELRHVLVDAAKKYDKVILPGYTHMQHAQPVLLSHHLLAYSWMFARDFTRLKAAFDAADNCPLGAAALAGTSYPLDRQMTAAELGFAGVIPNSLDAVSDRDFLLDLHYAGSVMAMHLARLSEEIVLWSSSEFGFITLSDSYSTGSSIMPQKKNPDFAELIRGKSGRVYGNLVQLLVTMKGLPLAYNKDLQEDKEGALDTAHTLMQCLSVMAGMISTWTVNEDAMARECGVGHLAATDVADYLAKRGLPFREAHAVVGHLVLMCEKRGCNLEDLPFEVFQEASPLFERDITEALDIPSIVAARTTEGGTAPAAVAVQLQRAEAQLVADEGVFGSLTKVVEMGHGAK; translated from the coding sequence ATGGCTCTTTGGGGCGGTCGTTTTGAGGCGGGCGTGGCCGAGGTCACGCAGGAGTTTGGCGCGTCGCTGCCGGTCGACAAACATCTCTATAAGCAGGATATCGCCGGCTCTAAGGCGCATGCCAAGATGTTGGCCGCCCAGGGCATCATCAGTGCCGAGGACGAGCAGGCGATTGCCAAGGGCCTGACCGGAATCGAACAGGATATCGATGCCGGCAACTTTACCTTCGACATCAACGATGAGGACATTCATATGTCCATCGAGAGCGAGCTGACGCGTCGCATCGGCGAGGCTGGCAAGCGCTTGCATACTGGGCGTTCGCGCAACGACCAGGTGGCGACCGATACGCGCTTGGGCGTCAAGGCGCTGGCCAAGGAGCTCATGGAGGCCAATCTTGAGCTGCGCCATGTGCTGGTGGATGCGGCCAAGAAGTACGACAAGGTGATTCTGCCGGGCTACACGCACATGCAACATGCTCAGCCCGTGCTGCTGTCGCATCACCTGCTGGCGTATTCCTGGATGTTCGCGCGCGACTTTACGCGTTTGAAGGCCGCCTTTGATGCTGCCGACAACTGCCCGCTGGGTGCCGCTGCGCTTGCCGGTACGAGCTATCCGCTCGATCGCCAGATGACGGCTGCCGAACTTGGCTTTGCGGGCGTGATCCCCAACTCGCTCGATGCCGTTTCCGACCGTGATTTTCTGCTCGATCTGCATTACGCCGGATCCGTCATGGCGATGCACCTGGCGCGTCTTTCCGAGGAGATCGTACTGTGGTCGAGCTCCGAATTTGGCTTTATCACGCTTTCCGACTCGTACTCCACTGGCTCGTCCATCATGCCGCAGAAGAAGAACCCCGACTTTGCCGAGCTTATCCGCGGCAAGAGCGGTCGCGTGTACGGCAACCTGGTGCAGCTGCTGGTAACCATGAAGGGCCTGCCGCTTGCTTATAACAAGGACTTGCAGGAGGACAAGGAGGGCGCGCTCGATACCGCCCATACGCTCATGCAGTGCCTGTCCGTTATGGCCGGAATGATTTCGACTTGGACCGTCAACGAGGATGCCATGGCGCGCGAGTGCGGCGTGGGGCACCTTGCCGCCACCGATGTTGCCGATTACCTGGCCAAGCGTGGCCTGCCGTTCCGCGAGGCACATGCCGTGGTGGGCCATCTGGTCCTGATGTGCGAGAAGCGCGGCTGCAATCTTGAGGACCTGCCGTTTGAGGTGTTCCAGGAGGCAAGCCCGCTCTTTGAGCGCGACATTACCGAGGCGCTCGATATCCCGTCGATTGTCGCCGCGCGCACGACCGAGGGCGGCACCGCTCCTGCCGCCGTTGCCGTGCAGTTGCAGCGTGCCGAGGCACAGCTCGTGGCTGACGAGGGCGTGTTTGGATCGCTGACCAAGGTCGTCGAGATGGGTCACGGGGCAAAGTAG
- the ndk gene encoding nucleoside-diphosphate kinase, with protein sequence MAIEKTFIMIKPDAVRDRKIGEIVARIERSGLVIERMEMTTLERATVEEHYAHLADKPFFGGLCDFMTSGPVVKMVVSGLSAVAKMRTLMGATNPLEAAPGTIRGDFAVDVNANVIHGSDCLENAEIEIKRFFG encoded by the coding sequence ATGGCTATCGAGAAGACCTTCATCATGATTAAGCCCGACGCCGTGCGCGACCGCAAGATCGGCGAGATCGTTGCTCGCATTGAGCGCAGCGGCCTTGTCATCGAGCGCATGGAGATGACCACGCTCGAGCGCGCTACCGTCGAGGAGCACTACGCCCATCTGGCCGACAAGCCCTTCTTTGGCGGTCTCTGCGACTTTATGACGAGCGGTCCGGTCGTCAAGATGGTCGTTTCCGGTCTCTCCGCTGTTGCTAAGATGCGCACCCTCATGGGCGCTACCAACCCGCTTGAGGCTGCTCCTGGTACCATCCGCGGCGACTTTGCCGTCGATGTCAACGCCAACGTGATCCACGGCTCCGACTGCCTGGAGAACGCCGAGATTGAGATCAAGCGCTTCTTTGGCTAA
- a CDS encoding Cof-type HAD-IIB family hydrolase, translated as MQTYESDANIGNIKILAVDMDKTLLTDERVLPQGLDERLDKLADAGIVFCPASGRPAPKLEEMFEGIKNRLAFCPDNGACVIYRGSYIYKSNIDVELYQQVLNRASEDPRAVPVLCCFDEFYVLARDHQYHDEISVYYNTINYVDSFEGIDFESNKISVFFPGYDAEPAFRETYSPEFSDKLYVTNAGREWIDFMNLGVDKGAGVAHLCEHLGIDIADAAAVGDTYNDIPMLERVGHSFIVDNAEEHMNAHAKWRIPSNNDGGVLTLIDAILAAR; from the coding sequence ATGCAAACTTACGAATCGGACGCCAACATCGGCAACATTAAGATTCTCGCCGTCGATATGGACAAGACGCTGCTGACCGACGAGCGTGTGCTGCCCCAGGGTCTTGATGAGCGCCTGGACAAGCTCGCCGACGCCGGCATCGTATTCTGCCCCGCCAGCGGACGTCCCGCCCCCAAGCTCGAGGAGATGTTCGAGGGCATCAAGAACCGCCTCGCCTTTTGTCCCGACAACGGAGCGTGCGTGATCTATCGCGGCAGCTATATCTATAAAAGCAATATTGACGTGGAGCTGTATCAGCAGGTCTTGAACCGTGCCTCGGAGGATCCTCGCGCTGTCCCCGTCCTGTGCTGCTTCGACGAGTTCTACGTGCTTGCCCGCGACCATCAATACCACGACGAGATCAGCGTCTACTACAACACAATCAACTACGTAGACAGCTTTGAGGGCATTGATTTCGAGTCCAACAAGATTTCGGTCTTCTTCCCCGGCTACGACGCCGAGCCCGCTTTCCGCGAGACCTATAGCCCCGAGTTCTCGGACAAACTCTACGTCACCAACGCTGGGCGCGAGTGGATCGACTTTATGAACCTGGGCGTCGACAAGGGCGCCGGCGTCGCTCACCTGTGCGAGCACCTGGGCATCGATATTGCCGATGCTGCCGCCGTGGGCGACACCTACAACGACATCCCCATGCTGGAGCGCGTCGGTCACAGCTTTATCGTGGACAATGCCGAGGAGCACATGAACGCGCATGCCAAATGGCGCATTCCGAGCAACAACGACGGGGGCGTACTGACGCTCATCGACGCCATCTTGGCGGCTCGTTAA
- a CDS encoding argininosuccinate synthase: protein MSKEKVVLAYSGGLDTSVCVKWLQDEKNLDVVCVCGNVGQEETGLDAKKQKALDLGVLDCQVLDLRDEFSDEFLTKAIAANSMYENKYPLLSALSRPLLAKKLVEVAHEFGATYVAHGCTGKGNDQVRFEAAVKALDPELKVIAPVREWDLKCRPDEVAYAHAHNVPVPEGANDNPYSIDDNLWGRAIECGHLEDPWNEPLDDAWVMTKNPEDTPDTPTYTEIEFEAGKPVAVDGKKMKLSEIVIALNKISGDNGFGRLDLVEDRLVGLKSRECYEVPGALTLITAHKALEDICVEGDLLKTKIKLEQDWATAVYNGQWYSPLKNALDAFMADTQKFVTGTVRLKFFKGNCHVVGRKSPFSLYDYGLATYDRDTTFDEKASAGFIEIDTLSLKTWAKVQGPSSAAAQA, encoded by the coding sequence ATGAGCAAGGAAAAAGTCGTTCTCGCATATTCCGGTGGTCTTGATACATCCGTATGTGTCAAGTGGCTCCAGGACGAGAAGAATCTCGATGTCGTTTGCGTCTGCGGCAACGTGGGCCAGGAAGAGACCGGACTGGATGCCAAGAAGCAGAAGGCGCTCGACCTGGGCGTTCTCGATTGCCAGGTGCTCGACCTGCGCGACGAGTTCTCCGATGAGTTCCTGACCAAAGCCATCGCCGCAAACTCCATGTACGAGAATAAGTATCCGCTGCTCTCCGCCCTGTCTCGCCCGCTGCTTGCCAAGAAGCTTGTTGAGGTCGCCCACGAGTTTGGCGCGACCTACGTCGCCCACGGCTGCACTGGCAAAGGTAACGATCAGGTCCGTTTTGAGGCCGCCGTCAAGGCCCTCGACCCCGAGCTCAAGGTTATCGCCCCGGTTCGCGAGTGGGACCTGAAGTGCCGTCCCGACGAGGTCGCCTATGCCCACGCCCACAACGTGCCGGTTCCCGAGGGTGCCAACGACAACCCCTACTCCATCGACGACAACCTGTGGGGTCGCGCCATCGAGTGCGGTCACCTGGAGGACCCTTGGAATGAGCCGCTCGATGACGCTTGGGTTATGACCAAGAACCCCGAGGACACGCCTGACACCCCGACCTATACCGAGATCGAGTTTGAGGCCGGCAAGCCTGTCGCCGTCGACGGCAAGAAGATGAAGCTCTCCGAGATCGTCATCGCCCTCAACAAGATTTCGGGCGACAACGGCTTTGGCCGTCTTGACCTGGTCGAGGATCGTCTGGTGGGCCTCAAGAGCCGCGAGTGCTATGAGGTTCCCGGCGCCCTGACGCTCATCACCGCCCACAAGGCGCTCGAGGACATCTGCGTCGAGGGCGACCTGCTCAAGACCAAGATCAAGCTCGAGCAGGATTGGGCCACCGCCGTGTACAACGGCCAGTGGTACAGCCCGCTCAAGAACGCGCTCGACGCCTTTATGGCCGATACCCAGAAGTTCGTGACCGGCACTGTCCGTCTGAAGTTCTTTAAGGGCAACTGCCATGTCGTCGGCCGCAAGAGTCCCTTCAGCCTCTACGACTACGGCCTGGCTACCTACGACCGCGACACCACGTTTGACGAGAAGGCCAGCGCCGGCTTTATCGAGATCGATACGCTGTCGCTCAAGACGTGGGCAAAGGTCCAGGGCCCCAGCTCTGCTGCTGCCCAGGCCTAG
- a CDS encoding HAD family hydrolase, which yields MLKAVVFDMDETLLSINLNAFILRYFKDVSSMLADIGRRSRGGTMARLGTILVDLNANRRSGTDNRTNLEFYQEEVERRCGICLSDPLIYEAFTYYDREVLPYKNDDIINAHAMPGAHAALQAVQDAGLRCALFTNPSFPQGAIECRMGWGDLADAPFELVTHMGNATRCKPDATYYLEQLQVMGLEPHEVLMVGNDPKRDFPSPACGIQTAYVGQGKPGRATWRGTMEDFARDFNAVIEAFYEHQVADELS from the coding sequence GTGCTCAAAGCAGTCGTTTTCGATATGGACGAGACGCTTCTTAGCATCAACCTCAACGCGTTCATCCTTCGCTATTTTAAGGATGTCTCTTCGATGCTCGCGGATATCGGGCGCCGCAGCCGCGGTGGCACGATGGCGCGCCTCGGCACCATCTTGGTCGACCTCAACGCCAATCGCCGCAGCGGCACGGACAACCGCACCAATCTTGAGTTTTACCAAGAAGAGGTCGAGCGCCGATGCGGGATCTGCCTCTCCGATCCCCTCATCTACGAGGCGTTTACCTACTATGACCGCGAAGTTCTTCCGTACAAGAACGACGATATCATTAACGCCCACGCCATGCCGGGCGCACACGCCGCGCTCCAGGCCGTACAGGACGCAGGGCTGCGCTGCGCGCTCTTTACCAACCCCAGCTTTCCCCAGGGGGCCATCGAGTGCCGCATGGGTTGGGGCGACCTGGCCGACGCCCCCTTTGAACTCGTGACGCACATGGGAAACGCCACCCGCTGCAAGCCCGATGCCACCTACTATCTAGAGCAGCTTCAGGTGATGGGGCTCGAGCCACACGAGGTCCTTATGGTGGGCAACGATCCCAAGCGCGACTTCCCCAGTCCCGCCTGCGGCATTCAAACTGCCTATGTTGGCCAGGGAAAACCCGGCCGAGCCACCTGGCGCGGAACCATGGAAGACTTCGCCCGCGACTTTAACGCCGTAATCGAAGCCTTCTACGAACACCAAGTAGCCGACGAACTGTCGTAG